The Anaerolineales bacterium region TCGTATCCCACGACGGGGTGGCGAAACAGGTTTCCACACCGAGCGCGTCGCCGATGGCGATGGCGACATCCACATCGAAGCCTTGCATTTCGGCGGTGGTCAACGCATCCGCCGGGCACTTGGTTCCATCCGCGCGTTTGCCTTCGGTGTTCAAGAACGATTGCGGTTCGTAATTCGGGTCGGTCGAAACCAGAATGTAACCGCGTTGCTTGATGGCGCTGAGCAGATCGTCTGCCTTTGCGCCGCTTCCGCCGCCGCACGCGGTGAGCGCGAGTGCGGCAACGATAACCAGGACTAACACTTTGTAAAGATTCTTCATGTTCTCCTCCAAGAGAATTGAGAATGGGTTTGAGATGATCCGCTCATCTCATTCGGTCAAGCATAGACTATTTTTAGCAATTCGACAAGTGTAGCAAACCATCTTTTCAAATGGCATAGTTGAAAGGTCGCGGCGCCTAGACAGATCGTCCTGTCCATGGACCAACCCCTTCAATTCGCTCCACGCGTATGTGCGTAATGTAGCCGGGCGGTGGATTGTCCATGGGAGGAAATTTCACTCCCGGTCCAATATAAACCTCAGCTAGTTTTTGAAGCAGATCGGCGGCTCCGCCTTCGGTGATAGATGCGGTTCCATAGATCACGGCATACTCGGTGAGATTCATTTCGCTCTTCGTATTGGCAAGCAGTGAAACCGCGACGCGCGAGTCACGCAAAATATTTTTTACTTTCTGGTTTTTAGGTAAATGCGCGGCAACCAGATCGTCGCCGTCTATGCCGATCCAAACCAGCGTGGATTGAGGACTCCCGTCCGGGTTCAGGGTGATCAGAAAAGCCGGGCAACCCGATTCGATCAAGGCTTTGAGTTCAATTGGCATTTTCATCGAGGCGCTCCTGAATACTTCGAGTTTGTTCCTTATTTTCTTACTAGCGAACAAATTATAGTCCCAAAGAATAGCGGTTCAACAAAGACTCCTCGATTGGATATTTGTTAGAAGACGGTTTGGAAGCGGGCTTTTTCAGGAAAGCGTGCAGTAAAATACTCTCATAATTCGGAGTAAACCATGAAACTTGTCACTGTCTCACAAATGCAGAAAATCGAAAAAGAAGCCGACGCTGGCGGCTTGACCTACGACCGGATGATGCAAAACGCCGGTCATGGATTGGCGGAAATCATCGCCGATT contains the following coding sequences:
- a CDS encoding PPOX class F420-dependent oxidoreductase translates to MKMPIELKALIESGCPAFLITLNPDGSPQSTLVWIGIDGDDLVAAHLPKNQKVKNILRDSRVAVSLLANTKSEMNLTEYAVIYGTASITEGGAADLLQKLAEVYIGPGVKFPPMDNPPPGYITHIRVERIEGVGPWTGRSV